The Acidobacteriota bacterium sequence TCCTCCTGGACAGCGGCGGGGACGCCGCCGCCCTCGGGGTGAGGGGGCCCGCGAAGGCGAGGGTGGTGTTCGGCGGGGGGGGGATCGCCGCGATTTACGCCCTCGACGGGGGCGGGGCCCTCCCCGTGCTTTATTTCCGCCCTTCCGTCCTGTCGGGCGCCCTGCCGGGGAACCGTCGCCCCGCCGTGCCCTTCGACCAGGTGCCCCAACCGCTCGTGAACGCCATCCTCGCCGCCGAGGACCGGCGGTTCTTCTCCCACCCGGGGGTCGATGTCTGGGGGGTCCTGCGTTCGCTGTTTCGGAACGTCCGCCACGATCGGGTGGTGGAGGGGGGATCGACCCTGACCCAGCAGATGGTCAAGAACTTTTTCCTCTCCCCCGAGCGCACCTTCGCCCGGAAATTCCAGGAGGCCTTCATGGCCATGATCCTGGAGTCCCGGCTATCGAAACGCGAACTTTTCGAGATCTACGTGAACCACACCTACCTGGGGCAGGTGGCCTCGCGGCCGGTCCACGGATTCGCCCAGGCGGCAGACGTTTACTGCGGGAAGGACATCCGTGCCCTCACCCTCGCCGAGTGCGCCCTGCTGGCCGGAATGATCCGTTCCCCGAACGTGATCGGGCCCTTCAGCCACCCGGCGGCTGCCCTCGCCCGGCGCAACCAGGTCCTCCAGTCCATGGCGGACGCCGGCTTCGTCATGCCCGGGGAAAACCGGGCGGCGCAGGCCGAACCGCTCCCGGGCTTCGACGGCGGCTTTTTCCGGGACCTCACCGCCCCCTATTTCATGGACCACCTCTGCGAGGGTCTCGACCTCAAACCCGTGCCCGAGCGGGAACAGGCCCCGCCGCCCGTCCTGGCCACCCTCAACCCGGAACTCCAGCGCTGCGCGGAGGTGGGGATCGAGGAGGGGCTACGGGCCGTCTCGGAAACCCACGGGGACGCCTTCGGCAACCGGGGGATGGCCGACGTCCAGGCGGCCATGGTGGTGATGGACCCCCGGAACGGGGACGTCCTGGCCCTCTGCGGGGGGCGTGACTTCCGGGCCTCGCAGTTCAACCGGGCCGTCGCGGGCCGCCGCCAGGCGGGATCGATCCTCAAACCGTTCCTTTACGCCCTGTTCCTCGACGCCGGCCGGGAGGACCCCTCCCTCGGCCTCACCCCCGACAGCGTGGTGGAGGACCGCCCCGTATCCGTCACCTACGGGCGGCGGACCTACACCCCGCGAAACTACCGGGACATCTACCTGGGCCCCGTGACCATGCGAAAGGCGCTTTCCCACTCCCTCAACGCCGCGACGGTGCTGTACGCGCAGCGGGCGGGCTTTCCCCGTCTCGCGGCGGGGATCGACCGGCTGGGCTTCCGGGCCCGGGCCGTCCCGTACCCGTCCATCGCCCTGGGGACCCTCGACGTCACCCCCCTCGAGGTCGCAGCCGCCTACACGGCCTTCTACAACGGGGGCCGCCCGCTCGCGGCGCGCGTCTTCCGCGGGCCGGGAGGGGGGACCCCCATCGGGGAGGGGGCGGTCTTCTCGCGCACCGCCGCCCTCACCGTGATGGACATG is a genomic window containing:
- a CDS encoding transglycosylase domain-containing protein — encoded protein: MRVLIRFRTATLVKILLCFVLGVGLVGAGAWFYFYVRFSHLVDKALQNPPWKHSPTIYSAPGVLFPGQAISPELLAQILQKHGYRPSADLDRPPAYSVSPDGRTFLLDSGGDAAALGVRGPAKARVVFGGGGIAAIYALDGGGALPVLYFRPSVLSGALPGNRRPAVPFDQVPQPLVNAILAAEDRRFFSHPGVDVWGVLRSLFRNVRHDRVVEGGSTLTQQMVKNFFLSPERTFARKFQEAFMAMILESRLSKRELFEIYVNHTYLGQVASRPVHGFAQAADVYCGKDIRALTLAECALLAGMIRSPNVIGPFSHPAAALARRNQVLQSMADAGFVMPGENRAAQAEPLPGFDGGFFRDLTAPYFMDHLCEGLDLKPVPEREQAPPPVLATLNPELQRCAEVGIEEGLRAVSETHGDAFGNRGMADVQAAMVVMDPRNGDVLALCGGRDFRASQFNRAVAGRRQAGSILKPFLYALFLDAGREDPSLGLTPDSVVEDRPVSVTYGRRTYTPRNYRDIYLGPVTMRKALSHSLNAATVLYAQRAGFPRLAAGIDRLGFRARAVPYPSIALGTLDVTPLEVAAAYTAFYNGGRPLAARVFRGPGGGTPIGEGAVFSRTAALTVMDMLRDTVEEGTAKGLRTLGVTLPMAAKTGTAKDGWFVGLTGNLIVCCWVGYDDNREFPLSGGQSALHLFAAFLRQASRVYPVSALPPPAGPPPPALSLIHL